In Candidatus Eremiobacteraceae bacterium, a genomic segment contains:
- a CDS encoding ABC transporter ATP-binding protein: protein MTQPVLALSGIETYYGRIQALRGVTLDVNEGEIVALIGANGAGKTTTLRTISGLLKPARGTVQFRGQDLMPYSADAVVRMGVVHSPEGRRIFPRMSVRENLELGAFARSDTSAIKSDLAEVLALFPRLNERMTQRGGTLSGGEQQMLAIARALMSKPTVLLLDEPSMGLSPILVDTIFSVIRDINKRGVTILLIEQNARKALQVASRGYVLETGAIVKSGTADALLNDDDVRKAYLGED from the coding sequence ATGACGCAGCCCGTTCTCGCCCTATCGGGCATCGAGACCTACTACGGACGCATTCAGGCGCTGCGCGGCGTGACGCTCGACGTCAACGAAGGCGAGATCGTGGCGCTCATCGGCGCAAACGGGGCCGGCAAGACCACGACGCTGCGCACCATCTCCGGATTGTTGAAGCCGGCGCGCGGAACCGTTCAGTTCCGCGGTCAGGATCTGATGCCGTACTCTGCCGATGCGGTCGTGCGCATGGGTGTCGTGCATTCACCCGAGGGACGGCGCATCTTTCCGCGCATGAGCGTGCGCGAGAACCTCGAGCTCGGCGCTTTCGCGCGAAGCGATACCTCGGCCATCAAGAGCGATCTCGCCGAAGTGCTCGCGCTCTTCCCGCGATTGAACGAGCGCATGACGCAGCGCGGCGGCACGCTCTCCGGCGGCGAGCAGCAGATGCTCGCGATCGCGCGCGCGCTGATGTCCAAGCCGACGGTGCTGTTGCTCGACGAGCCGTCGATGGGATTGTCGCCGATTCTCGTGGACACGATCTTCTCGGTGATCCGCGACATCAACAAACGCGGCGTCACGATCCTGCTCATCGAGCAGAACGCGCGCAAGGCGCTTCAAGTCGCGTCGCGCGGCTACGTGCTCGAAACGGGTGCGATCGTGAAATCCGGCACTGCCGACGCGTTGTTGAACGACGATGACGTGCGAAAGGCGTACCTCGGCGAGGACTGA
- a CDS encoding DUF2975 domain-containing protein, which produces MSKAPIPFAAMLTRFMALALGLSLFFANLGAPELLHLTGGSHAMLTPVYWVSLVAPAFFLWGLWAASTAITRMDRGDAFGPVAARALKEIGGCLMLGSFAAAVVQPSLIYLIGNGFTEMRGVRMDLDVENVTLALVGFVLILLAQQGQKLQSKLDQFV; this is translated from the coding sequence GTGTCGAAGGCACCCATTCCGTTCGCGGCTATGCTAACCCGGTTCATGGCGCTTGCGCTCGGGCTCTCCCTGTTCTTCGCGAATCTCGGCGCACCCGAGCTCCTGCATCTGACAGGCGGCAGCCATGCCATGTTGACCCCGGTCTACTGGGTGAGTCTCGTGGCGCCGGCCTTCTTTCTGTGGGGGCTTTGGGCGGCGTCGACAGCCATCACCCGGATGGATCGCGGCGACGCATTCGGTCCGGTGGCCGCGCGGGCTTTGAAAGAGATAGGCGGCTGTCTCATGCTCGGCTCGTTCGCCGCTGCCGTCGTGCAGCCAAGTTTGATCTATCTCATCGGCAATGGGTTCACAGAGATGCGCGGCGTCCGCATGGATCTCGACGTCGAGAACGTCACGCTTGCCCTCGTCGGTTTCGTGCTCATCTTGCTGGCGCAGCAAGGACAGAAACTGCAATCGAAACTGGATCAGTTCGTCTGA
- a CDS encoding ABC transporter ATP-binding protein, producing the protein MALLSLRGVTKSFGGLTAVKNLTFDVEAGAIISLIGPNGAGKSTVFNLITGIYMPTSGSIVFDEHAIEGLKPHSVAARGILRTFQNIRLFSHMTVLENVLVGRHARMRSATWDCAFRTPFAQKEERSSDTSAMALLEWIGLERYATEWARNLPYGMQRRLEIARALASEPKLLLLDEPAAGTNPAEKIGLMKLVQAIRDRGVTVLLIEHDMKLVMGISDYVHVLDYGEEIAHGKPDAVRHDQRVIEAYLGKGA; encoded by the coding sequence ATGGCGCTCCTCTCGCTGCGGGGTGTGACCAAGTCGTTCGGCGGCCTGACGGCGGTCAAGAACCTCACGTTCGACGTCGAGGCCGGCGCTATCATCAGCTTGATCGGCCCGAACGGCGCCGGCAAATCGACGGTCTTCAACCTCATCACCGGCATCTACATGCCGACTTCCGGCTCCATCGTGTTCGATGAACATGCGATCGAAGGCCTGAAGCCGCACTCCGTCGCGGCGCGCGGGATTTTGCGGACGTTCCAGAACATCCGCCTCTTCTCGCACATGACCGTGCTCGAAAACGTGCTCGTCGGACGGCATGCACGCATGCGCTCGGCCACGTGGGACTGTGCATTCCGCACCCCGTTCGCGCAAAAAGAGGAGCGCAGCTCCGATACGTCCGCCATGGCGCTGCTCGAATGGATCGGCTTGGAGCGCTACGCAACGGAATGGGCGCGCAATCTTCCGTATGGCATGCAGCGACGGCTTGAGATCGCGCGCGCGCTTGCGTCCGAGCCGAAGCTGCTGCTGCTCGATGAGCCCGCGGCGGGCACGAACCCCGCTGAGAAGATCGGCTTGATGAAGCTCGTGCAGGCGATCCGGGATCGCGGCGTGACCGTCCTGCTCATCGAACACGACATGAAATTGGTCATGGGCATCTCGGATTACGTCCACGTCCTCGACTACGGCGAAGAAATAGCGCACGGCAAACCCGATGCGGTCCGCCACGATCAGCGCGTCATCGAAGCATATCTCGGGAAGGGCGCATGA
- a CDS encoding O-methyltransferase translates to MTRGAREDFHDLSNAVGGILVGAELGERRSKADEDRAAFATLAIGARRAAELMAALRPAIAAASEPAQSDAARDGAYIESLSPKLAPLLERTKQMCERDSVPLLDLASARLLAVLVTLAKPKNILELGTANGYSALWMAQAFDEATVLTVEPDAGRAAAARALFSEAGVSERIEVVEQPALAVIAALGDRRFEFVFIDAVKSEYAAYLAAVMPHIRTGGIVVADNLLWSHRASATPSSDDDPSTVGIRTFNAQFMSHPSLRAVILPVGDGVGVGVKIG, encoded by the coding sequence GTGACGCGAGGCGCTCGTGAAGATTTTCATGACCTTTCAAATGCCGTCGGCGGAATTCTTGTGGGCGCCGAACTCGGCGAGCGCCGGTCGAAGGCGGACGAAGACCGCGCCGCATTCGCAACACTCGCGATCGGGGCGCGCCGCGCGGCCGAGCTCATGGCCGCCCTCAGGCCGGCGATCGCCGCCGCCTCCGAACCCGCGCAAAGCGATGCCGCGCGCGACGGCGCCTACATCGAATCGTTGAGTCCGAAGTTGGCTCCGCTGCTCGAGCGGACGAAGCAGATGTGCGAGCGCGACTCGGTACCGCTCTTGGACCTCGCGAGCGCGAGGCTGCTCGCCGTCCTCGTCACGCTCGCAAAGCCGAAGAACATTCTCGAATTGGGAACTGCTAACGGCTATTCGGCTCTGTGGATGGCGCAGGCGTTTGATGAAGCAACTGTCCTCACGGTCGAGCCGGACGCCGGGCGAGCGGCGGCTGCGCGCGCACTTTTCAGCGAAGCCGGCGTATCGGAAAGAATCGAGGTCGTGGAACAGCCCGCGCTCGCCGTCATTGCGGCTTTGGGCGATCGGCGCTTCGAGTTCGTCTTCATCGACGCGGTGAAGAGTGAATACGCGGCTTACCTAGCTGCTGTCATGCCCCACATACGAACGGGCGGTATCGTCGTGGCAGATAATCTGCTTTGGAGCCACCGTGCCTCCGCCACTCCGTCGAGCGACGACGATCCCAGCACCGTCGGGATCAGAACTTTCAATGCACAATTCATGTCACACCCATCGCTGCGCGCCGTCATCTTGCCCGTCGGCGACGGCGTGGGCGTCGGCGTCAAAATCGGATAG
- a CDS encoding branched-chain amino acid ABC transporter substrate-binding protein, with product MLRTIGAPRTASAALLVFILAFAGCSGSGSGSNSTSSGTAGATSGSNAAAGNIIKIGADLPISGADASDGVPTKLGVELAIIDANKQNLVPGFTLQSNILDDAVNGVHNPSQGAKNVQSFASDDAVLGIVGPFNSNVAKAEIPLTNSLGIALISPATTNPDLTKGPRALELRTTNPQMITFFRVCATDDIQGPVGADYAYNDRHLRKAYLIDDNETYGRGVADAWGAQFTNDGGTVLAHDHITKGQQDFHALLTRAAGAGPDVVFYGGVTANGGGLIRKQMSESGIGNVAYFGADGVRNDQFLTDAGATADNVYATVAAVNASTIPAAKQFLTDYQAQFNQPVGSYSAAGYTAAMVLIKAIGLASKADGGKMPTRAQVLSELRSIKSFQSIMGPFAFDANGDTTNKIISIWGAQKDKWVFLTQRKFAAK from the coding sequence ATGCTGCGCACCATCGGCGCTCCGCGTACGGCCTCGGCCGCTCTGCTCGTTTTCATCCTTGCGTTCGCCGGCTGCTCGGGCTCCGGCTCCGGCTCGAACAGCACGTCGAGCGGCACGGCCGGCGCGACCTCCGGCAGCAACGCTGCCGCCGGCAACATCATTAAGATCGGCGCGGACCTGCCGATTTCGGGCGCGGATGCCTCCGACGGCGTTCCGACCAAGCTCGGCGTCGAACTCGCGATCATCGACGCGAACAAGCAGAACCTCGTGCCGGGATTCACGCTGCAGTCCAACATCTTGGACGACGCGGTCAACGGCGTGCACAACCCAAGTCAGGGCGCGAAAAACGTCCAATCGTTCGCGAGCGACGACGCCGTGCTCGGCATCGTCGGCCCGTTCAACAGCAATGTTGCGAAAGCAGAGATCCCGCTGACCAACAGCTTAGGGATCGCGCTCATCAGCCCGGCCACGACCAACCCTGACCTCACAAAAGGTCCGCGGGCGCTCGAACTGCGCACGACAAACCCGCAGATGATCACGTTCTTCCGCGTGTGCGCGACCGACGACATCCAGGGTCCGGTCGGAGCCGACTACGCGTACAACGACCGCCATCTTCGAAAAGCGTACTTGATAGATGACAACGAGACGTACGGCCGCGGCGTCGCTGACGCGTGGGGCGCGCAATTCACAAACGACGGCGGCACCGTCCTCGCGCACGACCACATCACGAAGGGCCAGCAAGATTTCCATGCGCTGCTGACGCGCGCGGCCGGAGCGGGACCTGACGTCGTGTTCTACGGCGGCGTCACCGCGAACGGCGGCGGTCTGATCCGCAAGCAGATGAGCGAAAGCGGCATCGGAAACGTGGCGTATTTCGGCGCCGACGGCGTGCGCAACGACCAATTCCTCACCGATGCGGGCGCGACCGCCGACAACGTCTACGCCACCGTCGCGGCGGTGAACGCGAGCACGATACCCGCAGCAAAGCAGTTCCTCACGGACTACCAAGCCCAGTTCAATCAGCCGGTCGGGTCGTACTCGGCGGCGGGTTACACGGCGGCGATGGTGTTGATCAAGGCGATCGGGCTTGCATCCAAGGCCGACGGCGGCAAGATGCCGACGCGGGCGCAGGTGCTCTCGGAACTGCGCTCGATCAAGTCGTTCCAGAGCATCATGGGGCCGTTCGCTTTTGACGCCAACGGCGACACCACGAACAAGATCATCTCGATCTGGGGCGCGCAGAAGGACAAGTGGGTGTTCTTGACTCAGCGGAAGTTCGCCGCCAAGTAA
- a CDS encoding helix-turn-helix transcriptional regulator, whose amino-acid sequence MLARRKMRARDVAEKIGLSETQLSLLRTGKVRGMRFETLSKLCLVLDCTPGEILEYDRDETDLSVKSE is encoded by the coding sequence ATGCTCGCGCGGCGCAAGATGCGCGCCCGCGACGTAGCCGAGAAGATCGGCCTTTCGGAGACCCAGCTGAGCCTGCTGCGCACGGGTAAGGTCAGGGGAATGCGCTTCGAGACACTCTCAAAGCTTTGTCTCGTCCTCGATTGCACTCCGGGCGAAATCCTCGAATACGATCGAGATGAAACCGACTTAAGCGTTAAATCGGAATAA
- a CDS encoding 3'-5' exonuclease: protein MPVNAMDGLLAGAGATQGIVAIEPDAGAGIARTYRRDSNGVTSSDVPLQAWLVARRALDGSVELSGRHPMRHLWSSADATRVASIAANLAADQRLVYLDPITAHLVASGETFYKGMLFTDLRRLQFDLETLDVLPHRDGAEICLIGVRDTTGYERVLALDEFENEGALIAEFARIVRERDPDIVEGHNIFNFDLWYLEERARRAGVPLLLGRDGRTPLMRDDSIRRSGQNGMLVKYYRIHGRQVVDTFFGALRWDVGRRLPNYKLKSIVRHLGIGVQDRVMVDASKMRGLWADPAERGRLKAYCLDDARDAERLSNLVTPNEFYQAQFVPESLQGLAWVGIGSRIERLLVRAYLHARHSIPRPRAVGPVAGGYTVAFETGLFRNVVKCDVESLYPSIMISRGIKPQDDDLDVFLPLLTALRQRRIDAKRSAERARAENRDDLAADGLQNAFKILINSFYGFLGTTGLHFNDATAAGAITEAGRAVLERIVAELRAQECLVIEADTDGAYFVPPSGADPAGIVARANAAIGEGLNLVVEERYPTMLSLKAKTYALERAGGEIVLRGSALKSNRDEPFGAVLLRAIASALIQGRQVDVAPLVRDAVERVRTGGFEPIAFARRESVTQKTFSAPGNRRLAQALLDKGVVVGDKVNVYRREGGELALLEEYAGDEDRGHLLKRIADFVGRFGDLVPDEARRAAIEDPDQLSLL, encoded by the coding sequence GTGCCAGTGAACGCAATGGATGGACTGCTCGCCGGGGCGGGCGCGACGCAAGGAATCGTGGCCATCGAACCGGACGCAGGAGCCGGAATCGCCCGGACGTATCGTCGCGACAGCAACGGCGTGACGTCCTCCGACGTGCCGCTGCAAGCGTGGCTCGTCGCGCGCCGGGCGCTTGACGGGTCCGTCGAACTTTCCGGTCGCCACCCGATGCGGCATCTCTGGTCATCCGCAGACGCGACACGCGTCGCAAGCATCGCCGCGAATCTCGCCGCCGATCAGCGTCTCGTCTATCTCGATCCGATCACGGCTCACCTGGTCGCGAGCGGCGAGACGTTCTACAAAGGCATGCTCTTTACGGATTTGCGACGTCTTCAGTTCGATCTCGAGACACTCGACGTGTTGCCGCACAGAGACGGCGCCGAGATCTGCCTCATCGGCGTCCGTGACACAACCGGATACGAGCGCGTCCTCGCGCTCGACGAGTTCGAGAACGAAGGCGCGCTCATCGCCGAGTTCGCGCGCATCGTCCGAGAGCGCGACCCGGACATCGTCGAAGGTCACAACATCTTCAATTTCGACCTCTGGTATCTTGAAGAGCGAGCTCGGCGCGCCGGCGTTCCGCTGCTGCTCGGCCGCGACGGCCGCACGCCGCTCATGCGCGACGACTCCATCCGGCGTTCCGGTCAGAACGGCATGCTGGTCAAGTACTATCGCATTCACGGCCGCCAGGTCGTCGACACGTTCTTCGGCGCGTTGCGTTGGGATGTCGGCCGCCGGCTGCCGAACTACAAACTCAAATCGATCGTCCGCCATCTCGGCATCGGCGTACAAGATCGCGTGATGGTCGACGCGTCGAAGATGCGCGGTCTCTGGGCGGACCCTGCCGAACGCGGACGACTCAAGGCGTACTGCCTGGACGACGCGCGCGACGCCGAACGGCTTTCGAATCTCGTGACGCCGAATGAGTTTTACCAGGCGCAATTCGTGCCCGAATCGCTGCAGGGCCTTGCATGGGTGGGGATCGGCAGCCGTATCGAACGGCTGCTCGTCCGCGCGTATCTGCACGCGCGCCACTCGATCCCGCGGCCGCGGGCCGTTGGGCCGGTAGCGGGCGGATATACCGTCGCGTTCGAGACCGGATTGTTCCGCAACGTCGTCAAGTGCGACGTCGAAAGCCTCTATCCGTCCATCATGATATCGCGCGGCATCAAGCCGCAAGACGACGACCTCGACGTCTTTCTTCCATTACTGACGGCGTTGCGTCAGCGCCGCATCGATGCGAAGCGCAGCGCGGAGCGCGCCCGTGCCGAGAACCGCGATGATCTCGCCGCCGACGGGTTGCAGAACGCTTTTAAGATCTTGATCAACTCGTTCTACGGTTTTCTCGGGACCACCGGCCTGCATTTCAACGACGCGACGGCGGCGGGCGCTATCACGGAAGCCGGACGCGCCGTGCTTGAGCGTATCGTGGCCGAACTGCGCGCGCAAGAGTGCTTGGTGATCGAAGCGGACACTGACGGCGCATACTTCGTGCCGCCGTCAGGTGCCGATCCGGCGGGCATCGTGGCGCGCGCGAATGCGGCGATCGGCGAGGGTCTCAACCTCGTCGTCGAAGAGCGGTATCCAACGATGCTCTCGCTCAAAGCGAAGACATACGCGCTCGAGCGCGCCGGCGGCGAGATCGTGCTGCGCGGATCGGCGCTCAAGTCAAATCGCGACGAGCCGTTCGGCGCCGTTCTGCTGCGGGCCATCGCGTCCGCGCTCATCCAAGGCCGGCAGGTAGACGTTGCCCCGCTCGTGCGCGACGCCGTGGAGCGCGTTCGTACCGGCGGGTTCGAACCGATCGCGTTTGCCCGCCGGGAATCGGTGACGCAGAAGACGTTTAGCGCGCCGGGGAACCGCCGCTTAGCGCAGGCGTTGCTCGACAAGGGCGTCGTCGTGGGCGACAAAGTGAACGTCTATCGGCGGGAGGGCGGCGAACTAGCGTTGTTGGAGGAGTACGCGGGCGACGAAGATCGCGGACATCTCCTGAAACGCATCGCAGACTTTGTCGGACGATTCGGCGATCTCGTGCCGGACGAGGCGCGCCGCGCGGCGATCGAAGATCCGGACCAGCTTTCGTTGCTATGA
- a CDS encoding branched-chain amino acid ABC transporter permease — MFEIHNCAPQFIQQLINGVALGGLYALIALGYTMVYGIIELINFAHGDVYTLGSFISLSILGLIPLATISNPTVLGLIAVAVIILAALLCGIIGVLIERLAYRRLRNAPRLAPLITAIGVSLILENIMQIWKGNSEVSFPQFLPDHWHQIGGVRFDDRSLLVVVVSIICMVLLNLFVFHTKLGKAMRATAQDRDAAQLMGINVNSTIAWTFFIGSALAGVAGFISGMYYGTTFFLNGYQAGLKAFTAAVLGGIGNITGAMLGGFVIGIVETMTSGCISDQWSEVAVFAILILTLVFRPSGLLGQQLPEKV; from the coding sequence GTGTTCGAGATCCATAACTGCGCGCCGCAGTTCATCCAGCAACTCATAAACGGCGTCGCGCTAGGTGGCTTGTACGCGCTCATCGCGCTCGGCTACACGATGGTGTACGGCATCATCGAACTGATCAACTTCGCGCACGGCGACGTCTACACGCTCGGCTCGTTCATCTCGCTCTCGATATTAGGACTCATCCCGCTCGCGACGATCTCCAATCCCACCGTGCTCGGTCTGATCGCGGTCGCAGTCATCATCTTGGCGGCGCTGCTTTGCGGCATCATCGGCGTGCTGATCGAGCGTCTCGCATATAGGCGCTTGCGCAATGCGCCGCGTCTTGCGCCCCTGATCACCGCCATCGGAGTGTCGTTGATCCTCGAGAACATCATGCAGATCTGGAAGGGCAATTCCGAGGTCTCGTTTCCTCAGTTCCTCCCCGATCATTGGCACCAGATCGGCGGTGTGCGTTTCGACGATCGTTCGCTGCTGGTGGTCGTCGTCAGCATCATATGCATGGTCCTGCTCAACCTCTTCGTGTTCCATACGAAGCTGGGCAAGGCGATGCGCGCGACGGCGCAAGATCGTGACGCGGCCCAGCTCATGGGCATCAATGTCAACTCCACGATCGCCTGGACGTTTTTCATCGGTTCCGCGCTCGCCGGCGTCGCCGGGTTCATCTCGGGCATGTATTACGGCACCACCTTTTTCTTGAACGGCTACCAAGCCGGACTCAAGGCGTTCACCGCAGCCGTGCTCGGCGGCATCGGCAACATCACGGGCGCTATGCTCGGCGGCTTCGTCATCGGCATCGTCGAGACGATGACATCGGGCTGCATCTCCGATCAGTGGTCGGAGGTCGCGGTGTTCGCGATTTTGATTTTGACGCTCGTCTTCCGGCCGAGCGGCCTGCTCGGTCAGCAACTGCCGGAGAAAGTGTGA
- a CDS encoding Gfo/Idh/MocA family oxidoreductase — protein sequence MPTEQIGVAVIGTGFGARCQMPAFAAHPETRLAAVASQSLDRARMTAQTFGVPFFTDDYRKAIARDDVQLVSIVTPPHLHAPIAIAALRAGKHVICEKPFAMNEREARAMVEAARRAKRVGLIDHEFRFLPERLRMRELVDDGWLGTVERIAFVDSSSWMAAGGDYRFGWQSQAKCGGGILGALGSHAIDFCRTIAGEVREVDATLATKVKQQPRRQGAAGTVDADDNASVRLIHADGAISVIELCATAAAASSAIIVSGTKGVLRIDGGQLFGVREGEGAIPVTSPARSRKKFPPGSHRLVPAFYSFLGEAIAAMRGESSTAPTFLDGLRVQSVLDAARRSARARRVVRIVVRKGRGS from the coding sequence ATGCCGACTGAACAGATCGGGGTCGCCGTCATCGGAACCGGATTCGGCGCGCGCTGCCAGATGCCGGCGTTTGCCGCGCATCCCGAGACCAGACTCGCGGCCGTCGCGTCGCAATCGTTGGATCGTGCGCGCATGACCGCGCAGACGTTCGGCGTGCCGTTCTTCACCGACGACTATCGCAAGGCGATCGCACGCGACGACGTACAGCTGGTCAGCATCGTGACGCCGCCGCATCTTCATGCGCCGATCGCGATCGCAGCGCTGCGCGCCGGCAAACACGTCATCTGCGAAAAACCGTTCGCGATGAACGAGCGCGAGGCGCGGGCGATGGTTGAGGCAGCGCGTAGGGCAAAGCGCGTCGGATTAATCGACCACGAGTTCCGTTTCTTGCCCGAGCGGCTGCGCATGCGCGAGCTTGTCGACGACGGGTGGCTTGGCACCGTCGAACGCATCGCGTTCGTCGACAGCTCGAGCTGGATGGCGGCAGGCGGTGATTACCGCTTCGGCTGGCAATCGCAGGCGAAATGCGGCGGCGGCATCTTGGGGGCGCTTGGATCGCACGCTATCGACTTCTGCCGGACGATAGCCGGGGAGGTGCGCGAAGTCGACGCCACGCTCGCGACGAAGGTCAAACAACAGCCGCGGCGGCAAGGTGCCGCCGGAACCGTCGATGCGGACGACAATGCGAGTGTCCGCCTGATCCACGCCGACGGCGCCATTTCGGTGATCGAGCTATGCGCGACCGCGGCAGCTGCCTCTTCAGCCATCATCGTGAGCGGAACGAAAGGCGTGCTGCGGATCGACGGCGGTCAGTTGTTCGGTGTCCGCGAAGGCGAAGGGGCCATTCCAGTGACGTCTCCCGCGCGCTCGCGCAAGAAGTTCCCGCCGGGTTCGCATCGCCTCGTGCCCGCGTTCTATTCATTCTTGGGCGAGGCGATAGCCGCGATGCGGGGTGAAAGTTCGACCGCGCCGACATTCCTGGATGGCCTGCGCGTGCAGAGCGTCCTCGATGCAGCGCGGCGATCCGCTCGCGCACGCCGCGTCGTGCGTATCGTCGTGCGAAAGGGGCGAGGTTCGTGA
- a CDS encoding branched-chain amino acid ABC transporter permease, whose protein sequence is MLNQRVTWLPFGLSRYTGRQVVVGGLIVVALLLLPMLDSNSSHISAVADAGYILLLAFGLNIIVGYTGLLALGFAAFFAIGAYTYAFVASPQLASTAHPDGYHVSFWLMLLVSAAVAAAFGVILGAPTLRLRGDYLAIVTLGFGEIVPQLFQNLDKWTGGPDGIAAVDQPVLGSYHFGFNPTPYYYLYMAVICICLILLANLRNSRLGRAWMAIREDELAAEHMGINTMTAKLLAFSMGAAFAGVAGVIYAAKLSTISPSGFDFNMSIMILAAIVLGGMGNLSGVLVGGSIVAMLNFLILPQASNWAHAIGASIHSTFLMNVDLTQYRFMLYGVILVLVMLFRPEGLIPSATVRAELRESMKSPEVA, encoded by the coding sequence GTGCTGAACCAGCGAGTCACGTGGCTGCCTTTCGGCCTATCGCGCTACACCGGCCGGCAAGTGGTCGTCGGCGGACTTATCGTCGTCGCGCTCTTGCTGCTGCCGATGTTGGATTCCAACAGCTCGCACATCTCCGCGGTTGCGGACGCGGGATACATCCTACTGCTCGCGTTTGGATTGAATATCATCGTCGGCTACACGGGGCTTCTCGCCCTTGGCTTCGCGGCGTTCTTCGCGATCGGCGCCTACACGTACGCTTTCGTCGCCTCGCCGCAGCTCGCGAGCACCGCGCATCCGGACGGCTACCACGTTTCGTTCTGGCTCATGCTGCTCGTCAGTGCCGCCGTGGCCGCGGCTTTCGGGGTCATCCTCGGCGCCCCGACTTTACGGTTGCGCGGCGACTATCTGGCCATCGTGACCCTGGGATTCGGCGAGATCGTCCCCCAGCTGTTTCAGAATCTCGACAAGTGGACCGGCGGGCCCGACGGCATCGCGGCCGTGGACCAACCGGTGCTCGGCAGCTACCATTTCGGATTCAACCCGACGCCATACTACTATCTTTATATGGCCGTGATCTGCATCTGTCTGATTTTGCTCGCAAATCTGCGCAACTCGCGGCTCGGACGCGCGTGGATGGCGATTCGCGAAGACGAGCTTGCCGCCGAGCACATGGGCATCAACACGATGACGGCCAAGCTTCTCGCATTTTCGATGGGCGCGGCTTTCGCCGGAGTGGCGGGCGTCATCTATGCGGCGAAGTTGAGCACGATCAGCCCAAGCGGTTTCGACTTCAATATGTCGATCATGATTCTGGCGGCGATCGTGCTTGGCGGCATGGGCAATCTCTCGGGCGTTCTGGTCGGCGGGTCCATCGTGGCGATGCTCAATTTCTTGATCCTGCCGCAAGCCTCGAATTGGGCGCACGCGATCGGCGCCAGCATACACAGCACGTTTCTCATGAACGTCGATCTCACGCAATATCGCTTCATGTTATACGGCGTCATCCTCGTGCTGGTCATGTTGTTCAGACCGGAAGGCTTGATTCCAAGCGCCACCGTTCGCGCAGAACTGCGCGAAAGCATGAAGAGCCCGGAGGTGGCGTGA
- a CDS encoding YncE family protein, with the protein MRRHWLTAFFGLSLVLAAAPQVVRADASPAPLIAKPAIAVPRSPGSFDYMYVDIARRYLLVAHTGSKSLDVFNLDTGALLRQINVGSPHGVAIDVKDRKYFVSTIEGIVAVVDRDNLVLNDRPMTPGPGDAMAFDPKNDTVYVDEDGGTRIFTVSGRTNKPGPVITIPQDPEYLNYDPVTDKLYQNIVSTNAVLVIDPATNAVTATWSTLPVTSPHGQAIDSAAGRLFVAGSNATLVMIDMKSGAVIGQATIAPRVDQIAFDPGTQRVYCASGTGLLSVVQETPTGLVALPDVIVPEHAHTVVVDPATHAVWISYGGSQTDYIMQLTPP; encoded by the coding sequence ATGCGTCGTCACTGGCTCACGGCCTTTTTCGGCCTTTCCCTCGTCCTCGCGGCGGCGCCGCAGGTGGTTCGTGCCGACGCTTCGCCCGCGCCGCTGATCGCCAAGCCCGCGATCGCCGTGCCTCGTTCCCCGGGATCGTTCGACTATATGTACGTGGATATCGCGCGGCGATATCTTCTCGTGGCACACACGGGGTCGAAGTCATTGGACGTCTTCAACCTCGACACCGGCGCTTTGCTGCGGCAAATAAATGTCGGTTCGCCACACGGCGTCGCGATCGACGTCAAAGACCGCAAATACTTCGTCAGCACGATCGAAGGCATCGTGGCGGTCGTGGATCGCGACAATCTCGTGCTCAACGACAGGCCGATGACGCCCGGTCCGGGCGACGCTATGGCTTTCGATCCAAAGAACGACACGGTTTACGTCGACGAAGATGGAGGGACGCGCATCTTCACGGTGAGCGGCCGCACGAACAAACCCGGCCCCGTGATAACGATTCCGCAAGATCCTGAGTATCTGAACTACGATCCCGTCACCGACAAGCTGTATCAGAACATCGTCTCGACGAATGCCGTCCTTGTCATCGATCCGGCTACGAATGCCGTGACCGCGACGTGGTCAACCTTGCCCGTCACATCGCCGCACGGCCAAGCAATCGACTCCGCTGCCGGGCGACTGTTCGTCGCGGGTTCGAACGCGACGCTCGTCATGATCGACATGAAGTCAGGCGCAGTCATCGGCCAGGCGACGATCGCGCCGCGAGTCGATCAGATCGCATTCGATCCGGGGACGCAGCGCGTGTACTGCGCAAGCGGCACCGGTCTGCTTTCCGTAGTCCAGGAGACGCCGACCGGACTAGTGGCGCTGCCCGACGTCATCGTTCCCGAGCACGCGCACACGGTAGTCGTGGACCCGGCCACGCATGCCGTCTGGATCTCCTATGGCGGCAGCCAAACCGACTACATCATGCAGCTCACCCCACCGTAG